A part of Flavobacteriaceae bacterium GSB9 genomic DNA contains:
- a CDS encoding pyridoxine 5'-phosphate synthase, translating to MTKLSVNINKIATLRNSRGGDVPNVVQFAKDVQRFGAEGVTIHPRPDERHIRYQDARDLKPEVYTEYNIEGNPIKSFMDLVLEVKPTQVTLVPDAEDAITSNAGWDTIKHKDFLVEVIKEFQQNGIRTSIFVDPVLKQIEGAKETGTDRIELYTEGFAHQYGLGNFDGVKPYHESAELADELGLGINAGHDLSLDNIKFFKENIPNLLEVSIGHALVAESLYLGVENVIQMYLGKLK from the coding sequence ATGACCAAGTTAAGCGTTAATATAAACAAGATAGCCACGTTACGAAATTCAAGAGGTGGCGATGTGCCCAATGTGGTACAATTTGCTAAAGACGTGCAGCGTTTTGGAGCCGAGGGGGTTACCATACACCCTAGACCCGATGAACGTCACATCCGCTACCAGGATGCTCGCGATTTAAAACCAGAAGTTTACACTGAGTATAATATCGAGGGCAACCCGATAAAGTCGTTTATGGATTTGGTTTTAGAGGTGAAGCCCACTCAGGTTACTCTGGTGCCCGATGCCGAAGATGCTATTACAAGTAATGCGGGTTGGGATACGATAAAGCACAAAGACTTTTTGGTTGAAGTAATTAAGGAATTTCAGCAAAACGGTATTCGAACGTCTATATTTGTCGATCCCGTTTTAAAGCAAATAGAAGGTGCCAAAGAAACTGGAACCGATCGCATTGAATTGTATACTGAAGGCTTTGCGCATCAATACGGTTTGGGTAATTTTGACGGTGTTAAACCGTATCACGAAAGTGCGGAGTTAGCCGATGAATTGGGCTTAGGTATTAATGCCGGGCACGATTTGTCATTAGATAACATCAAGTTTTTTAAAGAAAACATTCCCAATTTATTGGAAGTCTCCATTGGGCATGCCTTAGTGGCCGAAAGTTTGTATTTGGGGGTTGAGAATGTTATTCAAATGTATTTGGGTAAGCTAAAGTAA
- a CDS encoding acetoin utilization protein acuB, producing the protein MQLSEYIINDVKPLNLSSRASELQLLFNQLTFSHIPVKDKNNRYLGCFSETDAHCFNNDEPLRECLYALEDFFVRDSTLWLDVLEEFAVNSTNLMPVLDAKNNYLGYYELNDIIGLFSESPFFAEAGGILVVEKGINDYSFSEISQIVETNGGKLLGAFISKMNSDLVQVTLKIGNTGLTEIIQTFRRYSYNIVSGHEEDGYLETLKERSNYLKRYLNI; encoded by the coding sequence ATGCAACTTTCGGAATACATAATTAACGATGTAAAACCTTTAAACCTTAGCAGCAGGGCTAGTGAACTACAGCTTCTTTTTAATCAGCTAACTTTTTCGCACATTCCCGTTAAGGATAAAAACAACAGGTATTTGGGGTGTTTTTCTGAAACAGACGCCCATTGCTTTAATAACGATGAGCCCTTAAGAGAATGCCTATATGCCCTTGAAGATTTCTTTGTGAGAGACAGCACGCTTTGGCTTGATGTTTTAGAAGAATTTGCCGTAAACTCTACAAATTTGATGCCTGTTTTAGATGCTAAAAACAACTATTTAGGCTATTATGAGCTTAACGACATTATTGGCTTGTTTAGCGAATCACCATTTTTTGCTGAAGCTGGCGGTATATTGGTGGTCGAAAAGGGCATCAACGATTATTCCTTTAGCGAAATTAGCCAAATTGTTGAAACAAACGGTGGTAAACTGCTCGGAGCATTCATTTCAAAAATGAACTCAGATTTGGTTCAGGTTACCCTAAAGATTGGAAACACGGGCCTTACCGAAATCATCCAAACGTTTAGGAGGTATAGCTATAACATTGTTTCTGGCCATGAAGAAGATGGTTACCTTGAAACCTTAAAAGAACGCTCCAACTATTTAAAAAGATATTTAAACATATGA
- a CDS encoding NAD kinase, which produces MKVAIFGRFYNKTTSASVETLFQYLLKNDIDAYIESHFFEIISDNSPNIKDFNSFKTFDTLDTSFDLLVSVGGDGTILRAITFVKDIDIPIIGINTGRLGFLATIQVDVIERAMQSIIDGKYKISERSLLSVETTPENSNIKSLNFALNEIAVSRKNTTSMITVETYLDGEYLTSYWSDGLIVSTPTGSTGYSLSCGGPVITPSTNSFALTPIAPHNLSARPLIIPDSTEIQLRVDGREEQHLVSLDSRIATLDNGTLIKIKKADFKIKMIDLFDESFLDTLRKKLLWGEDKRN; this is translated from the coding sequence ATGAAGGTTGCCATTTTCGGACGATTTTATAACAAAACCACATCGGCTTCCGTTGAAACACTTTTTCAGTATCTGCTAAAAAACGATATCGATGCTTATATTGAAAGTCATTTTTTCGAAATTATAAGCGATAATTCACCGAATATAAAAGATTTCAATTCGTTTAAAACATTCGACACGCTTGATACTTCTTTTGATTTATTGGTAAGCGTTGGCGGTGATGGTACCATTTTACGGGCCATAACCTTTGTAAAAGACATCGATATCCCTATAATTGGCATTAACACAGGCCGGTTAGGCTTTTTGGCCACTATTCAGGTTGATGTTATCGAGCGCGCTATGCAAAGCATCATTGATGGTAAATATAAAATTTCGGAGCGCAGTCTGTTGTCTGTTGAAACCACCCCAGAAAACAGTAATATTAAATCGTTAAATTTCGCATTAAACGAAATTGCTGTTAGCCGAAAAAACACCACGTCGATGATTACGGTTGAAACCTATTTAGATGGCGAATACCTTACCTCATATTGGAGCGATGGCCTAATAGTATCAACACCAACAGGCTCTACCGGGTACTCGCTAAGCTGCGGTGGTCCTGTAATAACACCAAGCACCAACAGTTTTGCCCTTACCCCCATTGCGCCGCACAACCTTAGTGCCCGCCCACTAATTATTCCAGACTCTACAGAAATACAACTTCGGGTTGATGGCCGCGAAGAACAACACTTGGTATCGTTAGATTCTAGAATAGCCACTTTGGATAACGGCACACTAATCAAAATCAAAAAAGCCGATTTTAAAATTAAAATGATCGATCTTTTTGATGAAAGCTTTTTGGATACCCTTAGAAAAAAACTACTTTGGGGCGAAGACAAACGCAACTAA
- a CDS encoding DUF6089 family protein encodes MRHLSIVIISILSIQFSYSQIFEIGGFAGGSNLIADVGATNYINPNAPALGLMFKWNRSKRHSWRASVIFSDLKAYDSKSDAPRRIQRDYDFDSNLVEISAGMEFTFVDFNLHSGRTVATPYLYSGISVAHHDNYYFLNGVQTSENSSSWAYGIPMALGFKTNILGNFILGLEVGARYTFSDEIDGSLPDDQWRSQYRFGNINNNDWYVFSGLTLTYTFGENPCYCVE; translated from the coding sequence ATGAGGCATTTAAGCATAGTGATAATTAGCATATTAAGCATTCAATTTAGCTATTCTCAAATTTTTGAAATCGGTGGTTTTGCCGGCGGCAGTAATTTGATTGCAGATGTTGGAGCTACGAACTATATTAACCCCAACGCACCAGCTCTGGGCTTAATGTTTAAGTGGAACCGCAGCAAAAGGCACTCTTGGCGTGCATCGGTAATTTTTTCAGATTTAAAAGCCTACGACAGCAAATCTGACGCCCCAAGAAGAATTCAACGAGATTATGATTTTGATTCAAATCTAGTAGAGATTTCGGCAGGCATGGAGTTTACGTTTGTGGATTTCAACCTACACTCTGGCAGAACCGTAGCCACCCCTTATCTATATTCAGGAATTAGCGTGGCACATCACGACAATTATTATTTTTTAAATGGCGTTCAAACTTCTGAAAATTCATCGAGCTGGGCTTACGGTATCCCCATGGCTTTGGGCTTTAAAACCAATATCTTGGGTAATTTTATTTTAGGCCTTGAGGTTGGTGCCCGCTATACGTTTTCAGATGAAATTGATGGCAGCTTACCCGACGACCAATGGAGAAGCCAATACCGCTTTGGTAATATAAACAACAACGACTGGTATGTTTTTTCGGGTTTAACCCTAACCTATACCTTTGGAGAAAACCCATGTTATTGTGTAGAATAA
- a CDS encoding isoprenyl transferase: protein MDLKSKINSNKLPKHIAIIMDGNGRWAKQQGMARAFGHENGTKSVRETVEACAELGIGNLTLYAFSTENWKRPKLEVQTLMKLLVSSLKKEIKTLQDNNIKLNAIGSLNTLPKKVHKELFEVIKSTENNTRMTLTLALSYGSREELINSIKEISIKVKNNIISPDNIDESIINEHLYTQNLPDVDLLIRTSGEQRISNFLLWQIAYAELFFTNVLWPDFKKQHLYEAIIEYQKRERRFGKTSEQLS from the coding sequence ATGGATTTAAAAAGCAAAATAAACAGTAACAAACTACCTAAACACATTGCCATTATTATGGATGGTAATGGCCGTTGGGCCAAACAGCAGGGCATGGCTCGAGCGTTTGGACACGAAAACGGCACAAAATCTGTAAGAGAGACCGTTGAAGCCTGTGCCGAACTCGGTATTGGCAACCTTACACTTTATGCGTTTTCAACAGAAAACTGGAAGCGCCCAAAACTTGAAGTACAAACCCTAATGAAACTTTTGGTGTCTTCATTAAAAAAGGAAATTAAAACACTTCAAGACAACAATATAAAGCTTAATGCCATTGGCTCGCTAAATACGTTGCCCAAAAAAGTCCATAAAGAGCTTTTTGAAGTTATAAAAAGCACTGAAAACAATACTAGAATGACCTTAACACTAGCTTTAAGCTATGGTTCGAGGGAAGAATTGATAAACAGCATAAAAGAAATTAGCATTAAAGTTAAAAATAATATAATTTCGCCCGATAATATTGATGAATCAATTATAAATGAGCATCTTTACACGCAAAATTTACCAGACGTAGATTTGCTTATTAGGACTAGCGGAGAGCAACGAATAAGTAACTTTTTGCTATGGCAAATAGCTTATGCCGAACTATTTTTCACAAATGTGCTTTGGCCAGATTTTAAAAAACAGCATTTGTACGAAGCTATTATTGAATATCAAAAAAGAGAACGAAGATTTGGGAAAACAAGCGAACAACTTAGTTAA